A single Curtobacterium sp. MCSS17_015 DNA region contains:
- the gatB gene encoding Asp-tRNA(Asn)/Glu-tRNA(Gln) amidotransferase subunit GatB: MAKDALMDFDEAIERFEPVLGFEVHVELATATKMFSDAPNFFGGEPNTNVTPVDLGLPGSLPVVNEQAVRYSIQLGLALGCSIAESSRFARKNYFYPDNPKNYQISQYDEPIAFEGEVEVELADGTIFQVPIERAHMEEDAGKLTHVGGATGRIQGAEYSLVDYNRAGVPLVEIVTKPIIGAKERAPELGAAYVQVIRDLVRALGVSEARMERGNLRCDANISLRPWGQEKLGTRTETKNVNSFRAVERAIRYEIQRQAAILAAGGTITQETRHWHEDTGRTSAGRPKSDADDYRYFPEPDLLPVVPDPALIEELRAALPEAPVARRRRLKGEWGFADLEFQDVVNGGLLDEVQATLAAGAAPQAARKWWTGEISRVANAQDAAPGDLVSPEHVAEVIALVESGDLTDRLARQVLEGVIAGEGSPAQVVEARGLKVVSDDSALTAAVDEALAGQPDVLQKIRDGKVQAAGAIIGSVMKAMKGQADAARVRELVLERAQQQ; the protein is encoded by the coding sequence ATGGCCAAGGACGCACTCATGGACTTCGACGAGGCGATCGAGCGGTTCGAACCGGTCCTCGGCTTCGAGGTGCACGTCGAACTCGCGACGGCGACCAAGATGTTCTCGGACGCGCCGAACTTCTTCGGCGGCGAACCGAACACGAACGTGACCCCGGTCGACCTCGGGCTGCCCGGGTCACTGCCGGTCGTCAACGAGCAGGCCGTGCGCTACTCGATCCAGCTCGGGCTCGCGCTCGGCTGCTCGATCGCCGAGAGCTCGCGGTTCGCGCGGAAGAACTACTTCTACCCGGACAACCCGAAGAACTACCAGATCTCGCAGTACGACGAGCCCATCGCGTTCGAGGGCGAGGTCGAGGTCGAACTCGCCGACGGCACGATCTTCCAGGTGCCGATCGAGCGCGCCCACATGGAGGAGGACGCGGGCAAGTTGACGCACGTCGGCGGTGCCACCGGTCGCATCCAGGGCGCCGAGTACTCCCTGGTCGACTACAACCGTGCCGGCGTCCCGCTCGTCGAGATCGTCACGAAGCCGATCATCGGCGCGAAGGAGCGCGCGCCCGAGCTCGGTGCCGCGTACGTGCAGGTCATCCGTGACCTCGTGCGTGCGCTCGGCGTCTCCGAGGCCCGGATGGAGCGCGGGAACCTGCGCTGCGACGCGAACATCTCGCTGCGCCCCTGGGGCCAGGAGAAGCTCGGCACCCGCACCGAGACGAAGAACGTCAACTCGTTCCGGGCGGTCGAACGTGCCATCCGCTACGAGATCCAGCGCCAGGCTGCGATCCTCGCCGCCGGGGGGACGATCACGCAGGAGACCCGGCACTGGCACGAGGACACCGGGCGCACGTCGGCGGGACGACCGAAGTCGGACGCGGACGACTACCGGTACTTCCCGGAGCCGGACCTGCTGCCCGTGGTGCCCGACCCCGCCCTGATCGAGGAACTGCGCGCCGCGCTGCCCGAGGCTCCGGTCGCACGTCGTCGTCGTCTCAAGGGCGAGTGGGGCTTCGCCGACCTCGAGTTCCAGGACGTCGTCAACGGCGGGCTCCTCGACGAGGTCCAGGCCACCCTCGCCGCCGGTGCCGCTCCGCAGGCCGCCCGCAAGTGGTGGACCGGCGAGATCAGCCGCGTCGCCAACGCCCAGGACGCCGCTCCCGGTGACCTCGTGTCCCCGGAGCACGTCGCCGAGGTCATCGCGCTCGTCGAGTCCGGCGACCTCACCGACCGGCTCGCGCGTCAGGTCCTCGAGGGCGTCATCGCCGGCGAGGGCTCGCCGGCCCAGGTCGTCGAGGCACGTGGGCTGAAGGTCGTCTCGGACGACTCGGCGTTGACCGCCGCGGTCGACGAGGCCCTGGCCGGACAGCCCGACGTGCTGCAGAAGATCCGTGACGGCAAGGTGCAGGCCGCCGGCGCGATCATCGGCTCCGTGATGAAGGCCATGAAGGGCCAGGCGGACGCGGCGCGTGTCCGTGAGCTGGTCCTGGAGCGCGCACAGCAGCAGTAG
- a CDS encoding alpha/beta hydrolase, which translates to MLFIAAALLTASMHSLGVVEATAVPTSTDARVAASAPMRHAPPEIAPGPAVDALAAASGQAWLDVLAAAPPTVLRAADSDARVTATAMDDPPSSTLVTAWWAALTPASRTVLTDDAPVVVGNLDGVPFDVRDAANRAVLTSRLADPQASTALTAMLGQVQESLAQEPGDPRKYLVTLDTRGSGRCAISVGDIGTAGHVSVVVPGIFFTVNGQMADFTATAGDVYREQATLAPVAAPADGAGVAVLAWMGYRTPGISDFMSLDLAHLGADRLVRTLDGIRSVRTGHEPRLGVVAHSYGSTTAMIALSSGRVSVDSLTMLGSPGSSVTTADQLAVTPGEVYVGGAHWDPVAGTGFFGTDPGLAAFGAARLDLLATDDPDGRGDVFRQPFGHNDYLKPGTASLHDVALIAVGRGDLVRGEHREGDGPDGGVVQATPDMYLVRPQDLQPRD; encoded by the coding sequence TTGCTGTTCATCGCCGCGGCGCTGCTGACCGCCTCGATGCACTCACTGGGAGTGGTCGAGGCCACGGCCGTGCCCACGAGTACCGACGCCCGGGTGGCGGCGTCCGCGCCCATGCGACACGCGCCTCCCGAGATCGCGCCCGGCCCAGCCGTCGACGCCCTGGCGGCCGCGTCCGGCCAGGCCTGGCTCGACGTCCTCGCGGCAGCGCCGCCGACGGTCCTCCGGGCGGCCGACTCGGACGCCCGGGTGACCGCGACCGCGATGGACGACCCGCCGAGCAGCACGCTCGTCACCGCATGGTGGGCAGCGCTCACTCCCGCGAGCCGGACGGTCCTCACCGATGACGCCCCGGTGGTGGTCGGGAACCTCGACGGCGTGCCGTTCGACGTCCGGGATGCCGCGAACCGCGCGGTCTTGACGTCGAGGCTCGCCGATCCGCAGGCCTCGACCGCGCTCACCGCGATGCTCGGGCAGGTGCAGGAGTCACTGGCGCAGGAGCCGGGGGACCCCCGCAAGTACCTCGTCACCCTCGACACCCGGGGGAGCGGTCGGTGTGCGATCTCGGTGGGGGACATCGGCACGGCCGGGCACGTCTCGGTCGTCGTCCCGGGCATCTTCTTCACCGTCAACGGGCAGATGGCGGACTTCACCGCGACGGCCGGCGACGTGTACCGGGAGCAGGCGACCCTCGCTCCCGTGGCGGCTCCGGCGGACGGCGCCGGGGTGGCGGTCCTGGCCTGGATGGGGTACCGCACGCCGGGCATCTCGGACTTCATGTCGCTCGACCTCGCGCACCTCGGCGCGGACCGGCTCGTCCGGACGCTCGACGGCATCCGTTCCGTCCGCACCGGCCACGAACCGCGGCTCGGTGTCGTGGCGCACTCGTACGGGTCGACCACGGCGATGATCGCGCTGTCGTCGGGACGGGTCTCCGTCGACAGCCTCACCATGCTCGGATCCCCCGGGAGCTCGGTGACGACGGCCGACCAGCTCGCGGTGACCCCGGGAGAGGTGTACGTCGGTGGAGCCCACTGGGATCCGGTCGCCGGGACGGGCTTCTTCGGCACCGACCCCGGACTCGCCGCCTTCGGGGCGGCACGGCTCGACCTCCTCGCCACCGACGACCCGGACGGACGCGGCGACGTGTTCCGCCAGCCCTTCGGGCACAACGACTACTTGAAACCGGGCACCGCCTCGCTGCACGACGTGGCGCTCATCGCGGTGGGGCGGGGTGACCTGGTCCGGGGCGAGCACCGCGAGGGCGACGGGCCGGACGGCGGTGTCGTGCAGGCGACCCCGGACATGTACCTCGTCCGCCCGCAGGACCTCCAGCCTCGCGACTGA
- the ligA gene encoding NAD-dependent DNA ligase LigA, with amino-acid sequence MSDTDATFETIDPAGLDAAQAAREVERLRARVTELRHAYYEGNGSPVADAEYDAMMRRLDAIEQRFPELLTEDSPTQTVGGQAQTTQFAPVEHAERMLSLDNVFSPDELTDWALKVQRDAGAERVRFLTELKIDGLAINLRYEHGRLVSAATRGDGVVGEDVTGNVRTMGTIPDRLAGTGHPPLVEVRGEIFFPVAQFDELNARQRDAGERVFANPRNAAAGSLRQKEEGKSPAKRELMVDRLRRLRMLVHGIGAWPVRELERDTDVRAQSEVYELLHEWGLPTGTHHRVFDSVEDVLGFVTDYGERRSAVEHQIDGIVIKVDDLALHEELGSTSRAPRWAIAYKYPPEEVHTKLLDIVVSVGRTGRATPFASMEPAEVAGSVVRQATLHNQQVVKAKGVLIGDTVVLRKAGDVIPEVLGPVVELRDGTEREFVMPTECPECGTPLRPAKEGDIDLRCPNAESCPAQVRGRVEHIASRGSLDIEGLGEVAAAALTQPVHPETPPLVTEAGLFDLTMEDIVPIEVIVRDAETGMEKTEDGGGPKRVTPFSRARKKTDPPYDPDARGADYTGEPTRYPSKNAFEMLANIDAAKTKPLWRILVGLNIRHVGPVAARALANHFGSLDAIRSSSREDLAAVDGVGGIIADALLDWFEVDWHREIVDRWTAAGVQLSTPGHPGPGAAVAEGGVLSGVTVVATGSLEGFTREGALEAIMAAGGKAASSVSKKTDFVAAGPGAGSKLAKAEQLGVRVIDAAQFAVLVTEGPAALADAPAEGTDEDGGTGAVTATDAEAAADDAR; translated from the coding sequence ATGAGCGACACCGACGCGACCTTCGAGACCATCGACCCCGCGGGGCTCGACGCCGCGCAGGCCGCTCGGGAGGTCGAACGGCTGCGCGCCCGCGTCACGGAGCTCCGACACGCCTACTACGAGGGCAACGGTTCCCCGGTCGCCGATGCCGAGTACGACGCCATGATGCGCCGGTTGGACGCGATCGAGCAGCGGTTCCCGGAGCTGCTGACCGAGGACAGCCCGACGCAGACCGTGGGCGGGCAGGCGCAGACGACGCAGTTCGCCCCGGTCGAGCACGCCGAACGCATGCTCAGCCTCGACAACGTGTTCAGCCCGGACGAGCTGACGGACTGGGCGCTCAAGGTCCAGCGTGACGCCGGGGCGGAGCGGGTCCGGTTCCTGACCGAGCTGAAGATCGACGGGCTCGCGATCAACCTGCGGTACGAGCACGGCCGGCTCGTCTCGGCGGCGACCCGTGGCGACGGCGTCGTGGGCGAGGACGTCACCGGCAACGTCCGCACGATGGGCACCATCCCGGACCGGCTCGCCGGCACCGGACACCCGCCCCTCGTGGAGGTCCGTGGCGAGATCTTCTTCCCGGTCGCGCAGTTCGACGAACTGAACGCCCGGCAGCGTGATGCGGGTGAGCGCGTGTTCGCGAACCCACGGAACGCCGCCGCGGGGTCGCTCCGGCAGAAGGAAGAGGGCAAGTCGCCGGCGAAGCGCGAGCTCATGGTCGACCGGCTCCGCCGACTGCGGATGCTCGTGCACGGCATCGGCGCCTGGCCGGTCCGCGAACTCGAGCGTGACACCGACGTCCGGGCGCAGTCCGAGGTCTACGAGCTCCTGCACGAGTGGGGACTGCCGACCGGCACGCACCACCGCGTGTTCGACTCGGTGGAGGACGTCCTGGGGTTCGTCACGGACTACGGGGAGCGCCGGTCGGCGGTCGAGCACCAGATCGACGGCATCGTCATCAAGGTCGACGACCTCGCGTTGCACGAGGAGCTCGGCTCGACCTCCCGTGCCCCGCGCTGGGCAATCGCCTACAAGTACCCGCCGGAAGAGGTCCACACGAAGCTCCTCGACATCGTCGTGAGCGTCGGACGGACCGGGCGTGCCACCCCGTTCGCGTCGATGGAGCCGGCCGAGGTCGCCGGGTCCGTCGTGCGCCAGGCCACCCTGCACAACCAGCAGGTCGTCAAGGCGAAGGGCGTCCTGATCGGCGACACGGTCGTGCTCCGCAAGGCGGGGGACGTCATCCCCGAGGTCCTCGGGCCCGTCGTCGAACTCCGTGACGGCACCGAGCGCGAGTTCGTGATGCCGACCGAGTGCCCGGAGTGCGGCACGCCCCTGCGCCCGGCGAAGGAGGGCGACATCGACCTCCGCTGCCCGAACGCCGAGAGCTGCCCGGCCCAGGTGCGCGGGCGGGTGGAGCACATCGCCTCGCGCGGCTCACTCGACATCGAGGGCCTCGGCGAGGTCGCGGCGGCCGCCCTGACGCAGCCGGTCCACCCGGAGACCCCGCCGCTCGTGACCGAGGCCGGTCTCTTCGACCTCACGATGGAGGACATCGTCCCGATCGAGGTCATCGTGCGGGACGCCGAGACCGGCATGGAGAAGACCGAGGACGGCGGCGGCCCGAAGCGGGTGACCCCGTTCAGCCGGGCGCGCAAGAAGACCGACCCGCCGTACGACCCTGACGCCCGCGGCGCCGACTACACCGGCGAGCCGACCCGCTACCCGTCGAAGAACGCGTTCGAGATGCTCGCGAACATCGACGCCGCGAAGACCAAGCCGCTGTGGCGCATCCTGGTCGGCCTCAACATCCGACACGTGGGGCCGGTGGCCGCCCGGGCCCTGGCGAACCACTTCGGCTCGCTCGACGCCATCCGTTCGTCCTCGCGCGAGGACCTGGCCGCGGTGGACGGCGTCGGCGGCATCATCGCGGATGCGCTGCTCGACTGGTTCGAGGTCGACTGGCACCGCGAGATCGTCGACCGTTGGACGGCCGCGGGCGTGCAGCTCAGCACGCCGGGTCACCCGGGTCCCGGTGCCGCGGTCGCCGAGGGCGGCGTCCTCAGCGGTGTGACCGTCGTCGCGACGGGGTCCCTCGAGGGCTTCACGCGAGAGGGCGCACTCGAGGCGATCATGGCCGCCGGTGGGAAGGCAGCCTCGAGCGTCAGCAAGAAGACCGACTTCGTCGCCGCCGGTCCGGGTGCGGGCTCGAAGCTCGCGAAGGCCGAGCAGCTCGGCGTCCGGGTCATCGATGCCGCCCAGTTCGCCGTCCTCGTCACCGAGGGGCCGGCGGCACTCGCCGACGCTCCGGCGGAGGGCACGGACGAGGACGGTGGAACCGGGGCCGTCACCGCAACCGACGCCGAGGCAGCAGCCGACGACGCCCGCTGA
- a CDS encoding transglycosylase domain-containing protein, with the protein MRIARRPGAFLMFVVMSVLAGLLVAVAVTPTVAVAGEGASGAAEFFEDLPSYLDIQTPQQLSTVYAKQGGKDVPIASFYAENRTDVTSSQIADTLKQAAIDTEDPRFRDEGGIDVVGTIRATIADALHAGVQGGSSITQQYVKNVLVQQCEQLTGTDPASTKTKVDACYDKVAGQTKARKLQEIRYAIAVDEKYTKDQVLTGYLNIVGLGGRVYGAEAGAEYYFGVHAADLSLVQSATLVAILNNPSYLRIDEPDSTANGAANGYRLTKVRRDYVLRRMHAHGTISSAELRKAVATPITPRITDTANGCSSAATEYDAGYFCDAVRSQVLADPAFGKTASDRIATLDTKGLSIHTSLDLDLQHTAQAALSSYVPTTMAGVDAGGANVTVEPGTGRVLSMVQNTDYTQSDAPAAGATAVDYNADQAVGSSGGFPTGSTYKVFTLADWLANGHTLSESVSTTEHRFPQSEFTNSCSPLGGEPWQVANAEVVPASMSVLEATVESINTAFGAMAKRLDLCGIQKTAEAMGIHQADGSAPDSNPASVLGTNPLSPIDLAEAYAGFANGGVVCTPTTIDSVTTASGATIRPTPSTCTRGVSAQVAGTVDSALQGVLAGKGTAASADPGDAVPKFAKTGTTDGDEQNWLVTSSTKYTNATWIGNVQGHVRLADWPFLQGRTGYSAKFGVGKQMMAYLDGVIGGDALPAPDPAMIGTRVAAGAAPGASAQQGTQVPSPQSPAPTSPESAGGAGQAALPGVGDPTPAQRSQ; encoded by the coding sequence ATGCGAATCGCGCGCCGGCCGGGGGCCTTCCTGATGTTCGTCGTCATGTCCGTGCTCGCCGGGCTGCTGGTCGCCGTCGCGGTGACGCCGACGGTGGCGGTGGCGGGCGAGGGGGCCTCGGGGGCCGCGGAGTTCTTCGAGGACCTGCCGAGCTACCTCGACATCCAGACCCCGCAGCAACTCTCGACGGTGTACGCGAAGCAGGGCGGCAAGGACGTCCCGATCGCCTCGTTCTACGCGGAGAACCGCACGGACGTGACGTCCTCGCAGATCGCCGACACCCTCAAGCAGGCCGCGATCGACACCGAGGACCCGCGGTTCCGCGACGAGGGCGGCATCGACGTCGTCGGCACCATCCGAGCCACCATCGCCGACGCCCTGCACGCGGGGGTCCAGGGCGGGTCGAGCATCACGCAGCAGTACGTGAAGAACGTGCTCGTGCAGCAGTGTGAGCAGCTCACCGGCACGGACCCGGCGTCGACCAAGACGAAGGTGGACGCCTGCTACGACAAGGTCGCCGGCCAGACCAAGGCCCGGAAGCTCCAGGAGATCCGGTACGCGATCGCGGTGGACGAGAAGTACACGAAGGACCAGGTCCTGACCGGGTACCTCAACATCGTCGGCCTCGGCGGACGCGTCTACGGGGCGGAAGCCGGAGCGGAGTACTACTTCGGCGTGCACGCGGCGGACCTCTCCCTCGTGCAGTCCGCGACCCTCGTGGCGATCCTCAACAACCCGTCGTACCTGCGCATCGACGAGCCGGACAGCACGGCGAACGGTGCCGCGAACGGGTACCGGCTGACGAAGGTCCGGCGTGACTACGTCCTGCGCCGGATGCACGCCCACGGGACGATCTCGTCGGCGGAGCTGCGCAAGGCCGTGGCGACGCCGATCACCCCGCGGATCACCGACACCGCGAACGGGTGCTCGAGCGCCGCGACGGAGTACGACGCGGGGTACTTCTGCGACGCCGTCCGGTCACAGGTGCTCGCGGACCCCGCGTTCGGCAAGACGGCCTCGGACCGGATCGCGACGCTCGACACGAAGGGGCTGTCGATCCACACCTCGCTCGACCTCGACCTGCAGCACACCGCGCAGGCAGCGCTGTCGTCGTACGTCCCCACCACCATGGCGGGCGTCGACGCCGGCGGCGCGAACGTCACCGTCGAGCCGGGGACCGGGCGCGTGCTGTCGATGGTGCAGAACACGGACTACACGCAGTCGGACGCGCCGGCCGCCGGTGCCACGGCGGTCGACTACAACGCCGACCAGGCCGTCGGCAGCTCGGGCGGCTTCCCGACCGGCTCCACCTACAAGGTCTTCACGCTGGCGGACTGGCTGGCGAACGGACACACGTTGTCCGAGTCGGTGTCGACGACCGAGCACAGGTTCCCGCAGTCGGAGTTCACGAACTCCTGCAGCCCGCTCGGCGGCGAGCCGTGGCAGGTGGCCAACGCCGAGGTCGTGCCGGCGTCGATGAGCGTGCTCGAGGCCACCGTGGAGTCGATCAACACCGCGTTCGGTGCGATGGCGAAGCGACTCGACCTGTGCGGCATCCAGAAGACCGCCGAGGCGATGGGCATCCACCAGGCCGACGGCAGTGCGCCCGACTCGAACCCGGCATCGGTCCTGGGGACGAACCCGCTGTCACCGATCGACCTCGCGGAGGCCTACGCCGGCTTCGCGAACGGCGGCGTCGTCTGCACGCCGACCACGATCGACTCCGTCACGACCGCCAGCGGCGCCACGATCCGACCGACCCCGTCGACGTGCACGCGCGGCGTCAGCGCCCAGGTCGCGGGCACCGTCGACTCCGCGCTCCAGGGCGTGCTGGCGGGGAAGGGGACCGCCGCGAGTGCGGACCCCGGCGACGCGGTGCCCAAGTTCGCGAAGACGGGCACCACCGACGGCGACGAGCAGAACTGGCTCGTCACCTCGTCGACGAAGTACACGAACGCCACGTGGATCGGCAACGTGCAGGGGCACGTGCGGTTGGCGGACTGGCCGTTCCTGCAGGGCAGGACCGGGTACAGCGCGAAGTTCGGGGTCGGCAAGCAGATGATGGCCTACCTGGACGGCGTCATCGGCGGGGACGCGCTGCCGGCACCGGACCCGGCGATGATCGGCACTCGTGTGGCGGCGGGAGCGGCGCCCGGAGCGAGTGCGCAGCAGGGGACGCAGGTGCCGTCGCCGCAGTCGCCGGCGCCGACGAGCCCGGAGTCGGCCGGCGGCGCCGGGCAGGCGGCGCTGCCCGGCGTGGGTGACCCGACCCCCGCTCAGCGCTCCCAATAG
- the mnmA gene encoding tRNA 2-thiouridine(34) synthase MnmA, whose translation MRVLAAMSGGVDSAVAAARAVEAGHDVVGVHLALSRMPGTLRTGSRGCCTIEDSMDAQRAAAALGIPYYVWDFSARFKEDVVDDFVAEYQAGRTPNPCMRCNERIKFAALLEKALALGFDAVCTGHYASIVTGPDGSRELHRSAAWAKDQSYVLGVLTAEQLRHAMFPLGATPSKDEVRAEAAARGLTVAQKPDSYDICFIPDGDTRGWLADRVGSATGDVVERDGTVVGSHEGAHGYTVGQRRGLALGRPAADGKPRFVLEIRPKDNTVVVGPKEALDVASLSGTRYTWAGAAPADPSEPFRCDVQIRAHADPEPATARVEDGALVIVPDAPLSGVAPGQTAVVYVGTRVLGQCTIDTTVSAAPVPA comes from the coding sequence ATGCGTGTTCTGGCGGCGATGAGCGGTGGGGTCGACTCGGCGGTGGCGGCTGCCCGGGCGGTCGAGGCCGGTCACGACGTGGTCGGCGTGCACCTGGCGCTCAGCCGGATGCCGGGCACTCTCCGGACCGGCAGCCGCGGGTGCTGCACCATCGAGGACTCGATGGACGCTCAGCGGGCCGCCGCCGCACTCGGCATCCCCTACTACGTCTGGGACTTCTCGGCGCGGTTCAAGGAGGACGTCGTCGACGACTTCGTGGCCGAGTACCAGGCCGGCCGCACCCCGAACCCCTGCATGCGGTGCAACGAGCGCATCAAGTTCGCCGCGCTGCTCGAGAAGGCGCTCGCCCTCGGCTTCGACGCCGTCTGCACGGGCCACTACGCCTCCATCGTCACCGGCCCGGACGGGTCGCGTGAACTGCACCGTTCGGCGGCGTGGGCGAAGGACCAGTCCTACGTGCTCGGCGTCCTGACCGCCGAGCAACTCCGGCACGCGATGTTCCCGCTCGGGGCCACGCCCTCGAAGGACGAGGTCCGGGCCGAGGCTGCTGCCCGCGGCCTCACCGTCGCGCAGAAGCCCGACTCGTACGACATCTGCTTCATCCCCGACGGCGACACCCGTGGCTGGTTGGCCGACCGCGTGGGCAGCGCGACCGGTGACGTCGTCGAGCGTGACGGCACCGTGGTCGGCTCGCACGAGGGTGCGCACGGCTACACGGTCGGGCAGCGCCGCGGGCTGGCCCTCGGTCGTCCCGCTGCCGACGGCAAGCCCCGGTTCGTGCTCGAGATCCGGCCGAAGGACAACACCGTCGTCGTCGGACCGAAGGAGGCGCTCGACGTCGCCTCGCTCTCCGGCACGCGCTACACCTGGGCCGGTGCGGCACCGGCCGACCCGTCGGAGCCGTTCCGGTGCGACGTGCAGATCCGCGCCCACGCCGATCCGGAGCCCGCCACCGCACGGGTCGAGGACGGCGCGCTCGTGATCGTCCCCGACGCGCCGCTCTCCGGCGTCGCGCCCGGGCAGACCGCGGTCGTGTACGTCGGGACGCGGGTGCTCGGGCAGTGCACGATCGACACCACCGTGTCGGCGGCGCCCGTCCCCGCCTGA
- the gatA gene encoding Asp-tRNA(Asn)/Glu-tRNA(Gln) amidotransferase subunit GatA, translating to MTDDITTLSAAALADALVARDVSSVEATQAHLDRIAAVDGDVHAFLHVNQNALAAAKSIDSRRAAGDDLGPLAGVPIAVKDVLCTQDMPTTSGSKILEGWVPPYDATPVAKLRRAGLVPLGKTNMDEFAMGSSTEFSAYGPTRNPWDLDRIPGGSGGGSAAAVAAHEAPIALGSDTGGSIRQPGAVTGTVGVKPTYGGVSRYGAIALASSLDQIGPVSRTVLDAALLHDVIGGHDPKDSTSLRQEWPSFAAAAREGLQADSLRGVRIGVVKELAGGEGFQAGVTQRFQETVALLESAGAVVVEIDAPSFAYAISAYYLILPAEASSNLAKFDSVRFGLRVTPEGGATVEDVMAATREAGFGPEVKRRIILGTYALSAGYYDAYYGSAQKVRTLVQRDFAAAFDQVDLLISPSAPTTAFKIGERIDDPLAMYLNDLTTIPANLAGVPGMSIPNGLAPEDSLPTGVQLMAPQREDARLYRVGAALERLLEQQWGAPLISRIPNLDAAQQSAAEEGVI from the coding sequence GTGACCGACGACATCACCACGCTGAGCGCCGCTGCGCTCGCCGACGCCCTCGTGGCCCGCGACGTCTCGAGCGTCGAGGCCACCCAGGCGCACCTCGACCGCATCGCCGCCGTCGACGGGGACGTCCACGCGTTCCTGCACGTCAACCAGAACGCCCTCGCCGCGGCGAAGTCGATCGACTCGCGCCGTGCCGCCGGGGACGACCTCGGGCCGCTCGCGGGCGTGCCCATCGCCGTGAAGGACGTCCTGTGCACGCAGGACATGCCCACCACCTCCGGGTCGAAGATCCTCGAGGGCTGGGTGCCGCCGTACGACGCCACCCCGGTCGCCAAGCTCCGCCGCGCGGGCCTGGTGCCGCTCGGCAAGACCAACATGGACGAGTTCGCGATGGGCTCGTCGACCGAGTTCTCGGCGTACGGTCCGACCCGCAACCCCTGGGACCTCGACCGGATCCCCGGCGGGTCCGGCGGTGGTTCGGCCGCCGCGGTCGCCGCGCACGAAGCGCCGATCGCCCTCGGCTCCGACACCGGCGGGTCCATCCGCCAGCCCGGTGCCGTCACCGGCACGGTGGGCGTCAAGCCGACCTACGGCGGCGTCAGCCGGTACGGCGCGATCGCGCTCGCGTCGAGCCTCGACCAGATCGGCCCGGTGTCCCGCACCGTCCTCGACGCCGCGCTCCTGCACGACGTCATCGGCGGGCACGACCCGAAGGACTCCACGTCGCTCCGCCAGGAGTGGCCGTCGTTCGCCGCCGCCGCACGGGAGGGCCTGCAGGCCGACTCGCTCCGGGGCGTCCGCATCGGCGTCGTCAAGGAGCTCGCCGGTGGCGAGGGCTTCCAGGCCGGCGTCACCCAGCGCTTCCAGGAGACCGTCGCGCTGCTCGAGTCCGCCGGTGCGGTCGTCGTCGAGATCGACGCTCCGTCGTTCGCCTACGCGATCAGCGCGTACTACCTGATCCTCCCGGCCGAGGCGTCGTCGAACCTCGCCAAGTTCGACTCCGTGCGCTTCGGCCTGCGGGTCACCCCCGAGGGCGGGGCCACGGTGGAGGACGTCATGGCCGCCACGCGTGAGGCCGGCTTCGGTCCCGAGGTCAAGCGCCGCATCATCCTCGGCACGTACGCGCTGAGCGCCGGCTACTACGACGCCTACTACGGCAGCGCGCAGAAGGTCCGCACGCTGGTGCAGCGGGACTTCGCCGCCGCGTTCGACCAGGTCGACCTGCTCATCAGCCCGTCGGCGCCCACCACGGCGTTCAAGATCGGTGAGCGCATCGACGACCCGCTCGCGATGTACCTCAACGACCTCACCACGATCCCGGCGAACCTGGCCGGCGTGCCCGGCATGAGCATCCCGAACGGCCTGGCTCCCGAGGACTCCCTGCCGACCGGTGTCCAGCTGATGGCCCCGCAGCGCGAGGACGCCCGGCTCTACCGGGTCGGCGCCGCCCTCGAGCGCCTGCTCGAACAGCAGTGGGGCGCCCCGCTCATCTCCCGGATCCCGAACCTGGACGCCGCACAGCAGTCCGCCGCAGAGGAAGGTGTCATCTGA
- the gatC gene encoding Asp-tRNA(Asn)/Glu-tRNA(Gln) amidotransferase subunit GatC, producing MPDITSEQVAHLANLARIALTPDEIEKMTEELSLIVDSVAKVTEVATPDVPATSHPVPLENVSRPDVVGQTLTQEQALSGAPDSDGERFRVTAILGEEQ from the coding sequence ATGCCTGACATCACGAGCGAGCAGGTCGCCCACCTGGCGAACCTCGCACGTATCGCACTCACGCCCGACGAGATCGAGAAGATGACCGAGGAGCTGTCACTCATCGTCGACAGCGTCGCGAAGGTCACCGAGGTCGCGACCCCGGACGTCCCCGCGACGAGCCACCCGGTCCCGCTCGAGAACGTCTCCCGCCCCGACGTGGTCGGCCAGACGCTGACCCAGGAGCAGGCGCTCTCCGGCGCCCCCGACTCGGACGGCGAGCGCTTCCGGGTGACCGCGATCCTCGGCGAAGAACAGTAG